From a region of the Nonlabens dokdonensis DSW-6 genome:
- a CDS encoding FAD/NAD(P)-binding protein yields MKKIAIVGCGPRGLHSLECLMDSLSRKRTQQQIEITIYDKEVHLGSGQVWKEDQPDANWLNIADRALKDLKGRTTIVMNSFEIPAFPSFIQWMEDKYGHKVDDEVDAFPARNKMGTYLNHRFKTISTVLISEGWLLVKHAHVHKVQYVDKSFLITSDSNEESKFDECLLTIGHQPTEDDSQIASWKASCENGSKLLFDNPYESDISKKIDANDVVGVRGFGLAMIDIMRQLTVQRGASFKELPDDWRLKYCPSDASIKKIIPFSLDGLPVVPKPLGKKVDDFFKPSEMELKEFESTVSKNLVDAASLNNIEFLLDAFVPVAVTKFKEHPSFKSKVDKVTLEIVAREWLNDMSYQHEVILDTGMETKNYISQTIEMSLGKIEVSLDYVIGQVWRHLQPVMYDLFSHSNLHDLVMAQVIALDESTKRYSYGPPVESMIQMLALIENGVIQIQYVKNPNIECKNDYWFISKKESQEKCTVMINTVLDPPQLREIDSPIIKNLLQDDLLEPVTCDLGIATDKAGTIRLAHENEEIKLTALGRNCKGSVMGVDAILECFGSRIKDWSEALTTRL; encoded by the coding sequence ATGAAAAAAATTGCAATAGTAGGCTGTGGTCCCAGAGGTTTACATAGCTTAGAGTGTTTGATGGACTCGCTTTCGCGAAAGCGAACTCAACAACAAATTGAAATCACTATTTATGATAAGGAAGTTCATTTAGGGAGTGGGCAAGTCTGGAAAGAAGATCAGCCAGATGCAAACTGGTTAAATATTGCCGACAGAGCGTTAAAGGATTTGAAAGGGAGAACTACAATCGTTATGAATTCTTTTGAAATTCCAGCTTTTCCATCTTTCATACAGTGGATGGAGGATAAATACGGTCATAAGGTAGATGATGAAGTTGATGCGTTTCCTGCTAGAAATAAAATGGGAACATATTTAAATCATAGATTTAAAACTATTTCAACAGTCTTGATAAGTGAAGGCTGGCTGTTAGTCAAACATGCTCACGTTCATAAAGTGCAATATGTTGATAAATCTTTCTTGATTACCTCTGACTCAAATGAAGAAAGCAAATTTGATGAATGCTTGTTAACGATAGGTCATCAACCTACTGAAGATGATTCTCAAATTGCTTCATGGAAAGCCAGTTGTGAAAACGGAAGCAAGCTTCTATTTGATAATCCCTATGAAAGCGATATCTCAAAAAAAATAGATGCTAATGATGTAGTAGGAGTACGAGGGTTTGGCCTTGCTATGATTGATATTATGCGTCAGTTAACAGTACAAAGAGGAGCTTCATTTAAAGAACTTCCAGATGACTGGAGACTTAAGTATTGCCCTAGCGATGCTTCTATCAAGAAGATAATTCCGTTTTCACTTGATGGCTTGCCAGTAGTTCCTAAGCCTTTAGGTAAAAAAGTAGATGATTTTTTCAAGCCGTCAGAAATGGAGTTGAAGGAGTTTGAATCCACTGTAAGTAAAAATTTAGTAGATGCAGCTTCATTAAATAATATTGAATTTTTACTCGATGCGTTTGTACCGGTTGCGGTAACTAAGTTCAAAGAACATCCTTCTTTTAAAAGCAAAGTAGATAAGGTAACGCTAGAAATAGTTGCAAGAGAATGGCTCAATGATATGAGCTACCAGCATGAGGTTATTCTAGATACGGGCATGGAAACTAAGAATTATATTTCTCAGACCATAGAAATGTCATTAGGCAAAATAGAAGTAAGCCTTGATTATGTGATAGGCCAGGTATGGAGACATTTACAACCAGTAATGTATGATTTATTTTCTCATTCAAATTTACACGATTTAGTAATGGCGCAGGTTATTGCATTAGATGAAAGTACCAAACGTTATTCCTACGGTCCACCTGTGGAGAGTATGATTCAGATGCTTGCATTAATAGAAAATGGTGTTATTCAAATCCAATACGTTAAAAACCCCAATATTGAATGCAAAAATGATTATTGGTTCATTTCTAAAAAAGAAAGTCAGGAAAAATGTACGGTTATGATTAACACGGTACTTGATCCTCCACAATTGAGAGAAATTGACAGCCCAATTATCAAGAACCTTTTGCAAGATGATTTATTAGAACCTGTGACCTGTGATTTAGGTATAGCTACAGATAAGGCTGGTACTATAAGATTAGCTCATGAAAATGAAGAAATTAAACTTACTGCATTGGGACGTAATTGTAAAGGAAGCGTTATGGGAGTTGATGCGATTTTAGAATGTTTTGGAAGTAGAATAAAGGATTGGAGTGAAGCTCTAACCACTCGTTTATAG
- a CDS encoding ferritin-like domain-containing protein, with protein METTREGAKQIAHDETVSALNQLLEKNYDAEQGYKNALLDAKNDKLKTYFKRQAASRSQNANELDKAIRDLNATPVQSGSTQATVHRTWMDFKTAIAGKDDEAVLEECIRGDKAAVSEYKEVLENQNYLNETKDLVRYQLNGIQNTLDTIKKLEDIVD; from the coding sequence ATGGAAACTACAAGAGAAGGAGCAAAGCAAATAGCGCATGATGAGACTGTAAGCGCATTGAACCAATTATTAGAAAAAAATTACGATGCAGAACAAGGCTACAAAAACGCTTTGTTAGACGCAAAAAATGATAAATTAAAAACTTATTTTAAAAGACAGGCCGCTAGTAGAAGTCAAAACGCAAATGAATTGGATAAAGCTATAAGAGATTTAAATGCTACTCCAGTTCAATCGGGAAGCACTCAAGCAACGGTTCACAGAACATGGATGGATTTTAAAACCGCTATCGCAGGTAAAGATGACGAAGCTGTTTTAGAAGAATGTATAAGAGGTGATAAGGCTGCCGTAAGTGAGTACAAAGAGGTATTAGAAAATCAAAATTATCTAAATGAAACTAAGGATCTAGTAAGATATCAACTCAACGGTATTCAAAATACCTTAGATACAATTAAGAAATTAGAAGATATTGTAGATTAA
- a CDS encoding asparaginase — translation MKPKILLIYTGGTIGMMKDPETKALRAFDFSKLLVHIPEIKQLDCEIETFSFEDPIDSSDMNIQEWRKLGDVIHANYDDYNGFVVLHGSDTMSFTGSTLSFMFENLTKPIILTGSQLPIGDLRTDAKENLITSLQLAIQNDNGTPAIQEVCIYFEYQLYRANRTSKINAEHFEAFSSPNYPPLAISGVHLNIDKSLLWQRKLVDPSLNVDGTAFAKAETQKNSLLDSNRMNYRPDFEDAVVVLKLFPGITEEVVGAICNIKGLKGIILETYGSGNAPTQKWFINLLKKALENNIRIVNVTQCVGGAVSMGKYETSTQLKQIGIVSGKDITTEAALAKMMYLLVHTNSLNDFRVYFETSLRGEVTDSIA, via the coding sequence ATGAAGCCTAAAATACTATTGATTTATACCGGTGGAACCATCGGGATGATGAAAGACCCAGAAACTAAAGCGTTAAGAGCTTTTGACTTTTCTAAATTACTAGTTCATATTCCAGAGATCAAACAGCTTGATTGTGAGATAGAAACATTCTCCTTTGAAGATCCTATAGATTCCTCTGACATGAATATTCAAGAGTGGCGCAAATTAGGCGATGTCATTCATGCTAATTATGACGACTATAATGGATTTGTGGTATTACACGGCAGCGACACCATGTCTTTTACGGGCAGTACGCTTAGCTTTATGTTTGAGAACCTCACAAAACCTATTATACTTACAGGATCTCAATTACCCATAGGTGATTTACGTACCGATGCAAAAGAAAACCTGATTACGAGTTTGCAACTGGCGATCCAAAACGATAATGGTACGCCAGCTATTCAAGAGGTATGCATTTATTTTGAATACCAGTTGTATCGAGCCAATCGTACCTCTAAGATCAATGCAGAGCATTTTGAAGCTTTCAGCTCTCCTAATTATCCTCCACTTGCAATAAGTGGCGTACATTTAAACATTGATAAAAGCCTCTTGTGGCAGCGCAAGTTAGTAGATCCTTCATTAAATGTTGATGGTACCGCTTTCGCGAAAGCGGAAACACAAAAAAACTCTTTACTAGATAGCAACCGCATGAACTACCGTCCCGATTTTGAGGATGCGGTAGTTGTTTTAAAGTTATTTCCTGGAATCACAGAAGAAGTAGTGGGCGCAATATGTAATATTAAAGGCTTAAAAGGGATCATTCTGGAAACCTATGGAAGCGGTAACGCGCCCACTCAAAAATGGTTCATCAATCTTCTCAAAAAAGCTTTAGAAAACAATATCAGAATTGTAAATGTCACTCAGTGCGTAGGAGGCGCTGTAAGCATGGGGAAATATGAAACTAGTACACAACTGAAGCAAATAGGGATTGTTTCAGGAAAAGATATTACTACTGAAGCTGCGCTAGCAAAAATGATGTACTTGCTGGTTCACACTAACTCCCTGAATGACTTTAGAGTTTATTTTGAAACATCTTTAAGAGGTGAAGTCACTGATTCCATTGCTTGA
- a CDS encoding 1-acyl-sn-glycerol-3-phosphate acyltransferase, with product MNRYDDIRFFNDAEVQVALKSAVRHPMIKALFQYTFKEMDYEEAKKIVLSCKSINDFQRDVISKTVERVLDESSAGLTTSGFSDLDPNLSYLYISNHRDIVLDTSLINVILFRKNLIRTASAIGDNLVQRPFVNALSRLTRNFIVKRGASPREILVSSKKLSEYVNFLIHEENRSVWIAQRQGRTKDGNDITEQGVLKMIALAAGKNGLESYLNNLRIVPVSISYEYDPTDILKVPELLAKQAEQEYIKSENEDFNSILKGALGQKKHIHIHAAQPFKVTERENQSTNQVLQRVVQHLDNEIQTNYKLWPTNYVAHDLLTNSSKYKDHYSEHDMQQFERRLRLRVNVEDHKAVESFLNMYARPVLNKEKLAIINEA from the coding sequence TTGAATAGATACGATGATATAAGATTTTTTAATGATGCAGAGGTTCAAGTAGCGCTCAAAAGTGCTGTGCGACATCCTATGATCAAAGCGCTTTTTCAATATACATTTAAAGAAATGGATTATGAAGAAGCAAAGAAGATAGTTTTATCGTGTAAATCTATCAATGATTTTCAGCGAGATGTGATTAGTAAAACGGTAGAAAGAGTACTCGACGAATCTAGTGCTGGTCTTACCACATCTGGATTTTCTGATTTAGATCCTAACCTAAGTTATTTATACATTTCAAATCATAGAGATATTGTTCTAGATACCTCTTTGATTAATGTGATTCTTTTTAGAAAAAATCTAATAAGAACCGCAAGTGCCATAGGTGATAATCTAGTTCAACGACCTTTTGTGAATGCTTTGAGCAGATTAACGCGCAACTTTATTGTAAAGAGAGGTGCGAGTCCTAGGGAGATATTAGTAAGCAGTAAAAAGTTAAGCGAGTACGTTAACTTTTTAATTCATGAAGAAAATCGAAGTGTCTGGATTGCCCAGCGTCAAGGTCGTACTAAAGATGGTAATGATATAACAGAGCAAGGTGTTCTTAAAATGATTGCTCTTGCTGCTGGAAAGAATGGTTTAGAAAGTTATTTGAACAACTTACGCATCGTTCCTGTTTCTATTTCTTACGAATATGATCCTACAGATATTTTAAAAGTCCCGGAACTTCTTGCAAAACAAGCCGAACAAGAATACATCAAATCTGAAAATGAAGATTTTAATAGCATTCTTAAAGGCGCTTTAGGACAGAAAAAGCACATTCATATTCACGCAGCACAACCTTTTAAGGTTACCGAGCGAGAAAACCAAAGTACTAATCAGGTTTTACAACGTGTTGTGCAGCATCTTGATAACGAGATTCAGACTAATTATAAATTATGGCCTACCAACTATGTAGCACATGATTTATTAACGAATAGCAGTAAATACAAAGATCATTATAGCGAGCATGATATGCAGCAATTTGAACGCAGGTTGCGCTTGCGAGTAAATGTAGAAGATCATAAGGCTGTAGAAAGTTTCTTAAATATGTATGCGAGACCAGTGTTGAATAAGGAAAAACTGGCCATAATAAATGAAGCCTAA
- a CDS encoding TatD family hydrolase, translating into MIFTDTHTHLYSEAFEEDQDAMMQRALNKGVERFFVPAIDSTYTQSMLDLKSKYPKQVHLMCGLHPTHVKENYKEELAHVKQMLIKEDYVAIGEIGMDLYWDKSFKSQQQEAFHTQIKWSIERELPIAIHCREAFDEVFEVLEDYKNTSLHGIFHCFTGDLEQAKRAVDLNMKLGIGGVVTFKNGKIDQFLEQIPLSEIVLETDAPYLAPVPYRGKRNESSYLIEVAQKLATVYNKDIKEIADITTLNSREVFGI; encoded by the coding sequence ATGATTTTTACAGATACACATACCCATTTATACAGCGAGGCATTTGAGGAAGATCAAGATGCTATGATGCAGCGCGCTCTAAATAAAGGAGTGGAGCGTTTTTTTGTACCAGCTATAGATTCTACTTACACGCAATCCATGCTGGATCTTAAAAGTAAATATCCAAAGCAAGTACATTTAATGTGCGGCCTGCATCCTACTCATGTAAAAGAAAATTACAAAGAAGAGCTTGCTCATGTAAAACAAATGCTTATTAAAGAGGACTACGTTGCTATAGGCGAAATAGGTATGGATTTATACTGGGACAAAAGTTTTAAATCGCAGCAGCAAGAGGCTTTTCATACTCAAATAAAATGGTCTATAGAACGTGAACTACCTATTGCTATACACTGTCGTGAGGCTTTTGACGAGGTGTTTGAAGTATTAGAAGATTACAAAAACACTTCACTGCATGGAATTTTCCACTGTTTTACTGGTGATCTAGAACAAGCAAAGCGAGCCGTTGACCTCAACATGAAATTAGGAATAGGTGGCGTTGTAACATTTAAAAATGGCAAAATAGATCAGTTCTTAGAGCAAATACCGCTTTCTGAAATTGTTCTAGAAACTGATGCCCCATACTTAGCTCCAGTTCCTTACCGTGGTAAACGCAATGAAAGCTCTTACTTAATTGAGGTTGCCCAAAAACTAGCAACGGTATATAACAAAGACATTAAAGAGATTGCAGATATAACAACCTTAAATTCACGTGAAGTTTTCGGTATATAA
- a CDS encoding retropepsin-like aspartic protease family protein, whose product MSSLKKLLISQGYIDHNIRVASKSGHIVTKASINGHKGRFIIDTGASATCVNQAMYKEFQLETEFMERQIGTASGSLRPRISHKNTLELGDWNDEDVTLLSMDMTYINNALKTEGMRSIQGLLGADFLIASKAVIDYKGKKIYLKM is encoded by the coding sequence ATGTCATCGCTTAAAAAATTACTTATTTCTCAAGGCTATATAGACCACAATATAAGAGTCGCCTCAAAAAGCGGCCATATCGTTACTAAGGCTTCAATTAACGGTCATAAAGGAAGGTTTATCATCGATACGGGAGCGAGTGCTACATGTGTGAATCAGGCTATGTATAAAGAGTTTCAGTTAGAAACAGAATTTATGGAGCGGCAAATAGGTACTGCGAGTGGTTCTTTACGACCTAGAATTTCTCATAAAAACACACTAGAATTGGGTGACTGGAATGATGAAGATGTAACGTTATTGAGCATGGACATGACATACATTAACAACGCATTAAAAACTGAAGGCATGCGCTCCATACAAGGGTTGCTAGGCGCAGACTTTTTGATCGCTTCAAAAGCTGTTATTGATTACAAAGGGAAGAAGATTTATTTGAAGATGTAA
- a CDS encoding bifunctional folylpolyglutamate synthase/dihydrofolate synthase, which yields MYQRTGKSAYKADLQNTIDLDNHLGNPHMSYKTIHVAGTNGKGSTCHLIASALQEAGYKVGLYTSPHLKDFRERIKVNGEMCEKTFVVDFVKQHKEFFLNHQLSFFEMTLGMAFQYFKEQKVDIAVIETGLGGRLDSTNIIQPMITAITNIAKDHTAILGNTFTKIATEKAGIIKERTPIVIGEQKGFLKSRFRESAGNKNALIHLIDHRSKSLPTDLKGTYQKANTRLAQKVLHLLRESNEITITSKEIASGFLNVVRNTGLRGRYEVINEKPKTILDTAHNVAGITQLLKQVLKEPYENLHVVMGMVSDKDVNKVLQLLSKQATYYLARPDIPRGMPVKELSNYFTQNKLTNKTFKTVNQAFDGACLQATKNDLILVTGSTFVVAEII from the coding sequence ATGTATCAAAGAACCGGCAAGAGCGCTTATAAAGCCGACTTACAAAACACCATCGATCTAGATAACCATCTGGGCAATCCTCACATGAGTTATAAAACCATTCATGTAGCTGGAACAAATGGTAAAGGCTCCACTTGTCACCTCATCGCAAGTGCATTACAAGAAGCTGGATATAAAGTAGGATTATATACCTCGCCACATCTCAAAGATTTCAGAGAACGCATTAAGGTAAACGGTGAGATGTGTGAAAAAACATTTGTTGTGGATTTTGTAAAACAGCACAAAGAGTTTTTTTTAAACCATCAGCTTTCTTTTTTTGAAATGACCTTAGGAATGGCGTTTCAATATTTCAAAGAACAAAAAGTGGACATCGCCGTTATTGAAACTGGATTAGGTGGTCGTCTAGATTCTACTAATATCATTCAACCTATGATCACGGCGATCACAAATATCGCAAAGGATCACACTGCTATTTTGGGTAATACATTTACCAAGATTGCAACCGAAAAAGCTGGAATTATAAAAGAGCGTACTCCTATAGTAATAGGTGAACAAAAAGGGTTTTTAAAATCTCGCTTTCGCGAAAGCGCTGGTAACAAAAATGCTCTTATACATTTAATAGACCATCGTTCCAAAAGTCTCCCAACAGATTTAAAAGGTACCTACCAAAAAGCCAACACAAGGCTCGCTCAAAAAGTATTGCATCTATTGAGAGAAAGTAATGAAATTACAATCACTTCTAAAGAAATAGCTAGCGGATTTTTAAATGTTGTGCGAAATACAGGTTTGAGAGGTAGGTATGAAGTTATCAATGAAAAGCCGAAAACCATTCTGGATACTGCACATAACGTTGCAGGAATCACCCAACTCCTGAAGCAAGTCCTCAAAGAACCTTATGAAAATTTACATGTAGTCATGGGAATGGTAAGTGATAAAGACGTGAATAAAGTATTGCAACTATTATCTAAACAGGCTACTTATTACCTTGCTAGACCAGATATTCCTCGAGGAATGCCTGTGAAAGAACTAAGCAACTATTTTACACAGAACAAGCTAACAAACAAAACTTTTAAAACTGTCAATCAAGCATTTGATGGCGCATGTTTACAAGCTACTAAAAACGATTTAATTCTAGTAACTGGAAGCACATTTGTGGTCGCAGAAATTATTTGA
- a CDS encoding ExbD/TolR family protein yields the protein MNLRGRNKVSPEFSMSSMTDIVFLLLVFFLLTSPSITPEALDLLLPSAGGKTQTQGKVTVSISKDGDFYVDAAQATEEDLESRILGVLEGKDKPTIMLRSDKDAAVSHSVKVMDIANRNKIQIVLAVKNN from the coding sequence ATGAATTTAAGAGGTAGAAATAAAGTAAGCCCAGAGTTCTCTATGTCGTCTATGACTGACATAGTATTTTTATTATTGGTATTCTTTTTGCTTACATCTCCATCCATAACACCAGAAGCACTTGATCTTTTATTGCCGAGCGCTGGTGGTAAAACACAAACGCAAGGCAAGGTAACAGTAAGCATCTCAAAAGATGGTGACTTTTATGTAGATGCAGCACAAGCAACGGAGGAAGATTTAGAAAGTAGAATTTTAGGTGTTTTAGAAGGAAAAGATAAACCTACGATCATGTTGCGATCTGATAAAGATGCTGCAGTAAGTCACTCCGTTAAAGTGATGGATATTGCAAATAGAAATAAAATACAGATTGTACTGGCCGTAAAAAATAATTAG
- a CDS encoding MotA/TolQ/ExbB proton channel family protein produces the protein MSLLFQETAELAIEAAPLVNEESQSLIGLITAGGPSGTVIIGVLLLLLFFAIYIYFERLMKIRSSSKIDSNFMLQIKDHISNGRLDSAKMLCAKEDSPVARLTEKGISRIGSPLEDINSAIENAGKLEVYKLEKNVSMLATIAGAAPMIGFLGTVIGMVIAFKTLADAGGSADMGSLAGGIYTAMITTVAGLIVGIVAYIGYNHLVVKTDKVVHQMEENASDFLDLLNEPA, from the coding sequence ATGAGTTTACTTTTTCAAGAAACGGCAGAACTTGCTATCGAGGCTGCTCCTTTAGTAAATGAAGAATCGCAATCTTTAATAGGCCTGATAACTGCCGGCGGACCTTCTGGAACCGTAATTATAGGTGTGTTACTACTTTTATTGTTTTTTGCTATTTACATCTATTTTGAGCGACTTATGAAAATAAGATCTAGCTCTAAAATAGACAGTAACTTCATGCTTCAAATAAAAGATCATATTTCTAATGGAAGACTAGACAGCGCAAAAATGCTTTGTGCGAAAGAAGATTCTCCAGTAGCGCGACTTACCGAAAAGGGAATCAGCCGTATAGGATCACCTCTTGAAGACATTAATAGTGCTATTGAGAATGCAGGAAAACTTGAAGTTTACAAATTAGAAAAAAATGTGAGCATGCTTGCCACTATTGCAGGTGCCGCTCCTATGATAGGATTCTTAGGAACAGTAATAGGAATGGTAATCGCTTTTAAAACCCTTGCCGATGCTGGTGGAAGTGCGGACATGGGAAGTCTCGCTGGAGGTATTTACACCGCAATGATTACTACAGTTGCAGGTCTTATCGTAGGTATTGTTGCTTATATAGGCTATAACCACTTAGTTGTTAAAACAGATAAAGTAGTACATCAGATGGAAGAAAATGCATCAGACTTTTTAGACCTTTTAAATGAACCTGCTTAA